AAAAGATGAAATAATTATAAAATTTAAAGACAAATATGGTTTAAAAGATGAAAATTTTACACAGTTTCAAAAATTTAGTCCAGCAATGGGAAAAGAAATTAGAAATAGAGCCTTGCTTTCATCTCTGCTTGCTATAGTAGCAATGCTTATATATATAACTTGGAGATTTGAGTTTAAATTTGCAACTGCAGCTATTTTAGCTTTATTACATGATGTGTTAATAACAATATCAGTATATGCAGTGTTTAGGGTCCCAGTAAATGGATCATTCATTGCAGCAATTTTAACTATATTAGGATATTCAATTAATGATACTATTGTTATTTTTGATAGGATAAGAGAAAATAAAAAGCTTAATAGAAAAGAATCTAATGATGTATTGGTAAATCTCAGTGTGAAAGAATCTTTTAAAAGGTCAATTAATACATCTATAACAACTTTAGCAGCTGTAGTTACTTTATATATATTTGGTGTTGAAGATATAAAAGTTCTAGCTTTACCATTAATAATAGGTATTATTGCTGGAACATATTCTTCTTTGTTTATTGCTAGTCCTTTATGGTATATTTTCACTAAAGAAAGGAAAGATGGGGGTTATAAACCTAGAAGAGTATAAACTGCCTTTGGGCAGTTTTTTTATAAATAAATCCTTCTTTTTAGGGTAAATAGGTTGTATCTGTTATATCATAAGGATAGGGAGGAACAATATGCAAATTAATTTTATTTTATCATTAATTTTTGCTACTTTTGTTGCAATATTTGCTTTGAAAAATGGAGATAAGGTGTTAATTGATTTTTTATTTGCTAAAGTAAATGTATCTCAGGCAATTGTAATTTTTATTTCTGCTATTTTAGGGGCAGTAATAGTTGCTATACTAGGCTCTGTTAGAAGTATAAAAAATAAGAGAAAAGTTAAAGAGTTAAAAAGTAGATTATTGAATTCCGAAGAAGAAAGAAAAAATTTAATGGCCTTAATAGAGGCTAATAGTGAAGAAAATCAAGATAAAGAAAACGAATATAAATTTGATAAAAATAATGAAGAAAGTGAAGATATAGCAATAGTTGATAAATAAGATATCTGAGGTGATATGTTGATTGACTTTGAAAAAATTTATAGTATAAAAGATGCAAACTATGAAAAAGCTGAAGAAATTTCTAAAGCCTTAAATATATCCTTATTAACTGCTAAGGTTTTGTTAAATAGAGGATTTACTAATGAACAACAATGTATAGAATTTTTGGATACTGAACTAACCAGTTTACTGGATCCCTTCTTATTAAACGATATGGATAAGGCTACAGATAAAATAATAGAAAAAATAAAAGCAGGAGAAAAAATTTGTATTTATGGAGATTATGATGCTGACGGTGTTACGAGTATTACTGTATTAAAAATCTTTTTTGATGAAATTGGTGCTAATTCTTTTTATTATATTCCTAATAGATTGGAAGAAGGTTATGGGTTAAATAAAGGAGCTGTTGATCGTATTCATAAAGAAGATGCATCTCTAGTTATAACTGTAGATTGTGGAATATCTAGTTTTGATGAAGTGGACTACTTCAATGAAAAAGGAATAGAGGTAATTATAACAGATCACCATCAGTGTGGCGATGAGTTACCTAAAGCATTTTCTGTAATAAATCCTAGTAGAAAAGATTCTACATATCCTTTTAAATATTTAGCAGGAGTAGGAGTTGCCTTTAAACTGGTACAAGCTTTGTCAATAAAAATGGGAATTCCTTTAGCTGAAAAAGATATCTTACCTTT
This region of Tissierellales bacterium genomic DNA includes:
- a CDS encoding LapA family protein, coding for MQINFILSLIFATFVAIFALKNGDKVLIDFLFAKVNVSQAIVIFISAILGAVIVAILGSVRSIKNKRKVKELKSRLLNSEEERKNLMALIEANSEENQDKENEYKFDKNNEESEDIAIVDK
- the secF gene encoding protein translocase subunit SecF; this encodes KDEIIIKFKDKYGLKDENFTQFQKFSPAMGKEIRNRALLSSLLAIVAMLIYITWRFEFKFATAAILALLHDVLITISVYAVFRVPVNGSFIAAILTILGYSINDTIVIFDRIRENKKLNRKESNDVLVNLSVKESFKRSINTSITTLAAVVTLYIFGVEDIKVLALPLIIGIIAGTYSSLFIASPLWYIFTKERKDGGYKPRRV